A genomic region of Capnocytophaga canimorsus contains the following coding sequences:
- a CDS encoding DegT/DnrJ/EryC1/StrS family aminotransferase, translated as MKKIQMVDLNGQYQQIKEQVKKSFDEVLETTAFINGPQVQAFERELEDYLGVKHVIGCANGTDALQIAMMGLGLQPGDEVITADFTFAATVEVIALLRLTPVLVDVEKDTFNIDVEAIKRAITPKTKAIVPIHLYGRPANMEAIMEIAKAHNLYVIEDNAQAIGSDYTWADGRKQKTGTIGHVGATSFFPSKNLGCYGDGGAIFTNDDALAHTLRGIVNHGMYKRYYHDVVGVNSRLDSLQACVLRAKLPHLNTYNQKRREAAQKYNIAFKNNPNIVTPEIPTGNTAHVFHQYTLRITNGKRDKLAEKLTENGIPFGIYYPIPLHAQKAYSSPRYNEADFSVTNQLVKEVISLPMHTELDEEQIAFITKTINDFV; from the coding sequence ATGAAAAAAATACAAATGGTTGACTTAAATGGTCAGTATCAGCAAATAAAAGAGCAAGTAAAAAAATCTTTCGATGAGGTACTTGAAACCACCGCCTTTATAAATGGTCCTCAGGTACAAGCCTTTGAACGAGAACTTGAAGATTATTTAGGGGTGAAACACGTTATTGGGTGTGCTAACGGAACGGATGCTCTACAAATTGCTATGATGGGACTAGGGCTACAGCCTGGTGATGAGGTTATTACTGCTGATTTTACCTTTGCAGCAACGGTTGAAGTTATTGCTCTTTTACGCCTAACTCCTGTATTGGTAGATGTTGAAAAAGACACTTTTAACATTGATGTAGAAGCTATAAAAAGAGCGATTACCCCAAAAACCAAGGCTATTGTTCCGATACATCTTTACGGACGACCCGCCAATATGGAGGCAATTATGGAAATTGCCAAAGCGCACAATTTGTACGTAATTGAAGACAATGCACAAGCCATCGGTTCCGATTATACTTGGGCTGATGGACGCAAACAAAAAACAGGAACTATCGGACACGTAGGGGCAACTTCATTCTTTCCATCTAAAAATTTAGGCTGTTATGGTGATGGCGGAGCTATTTTTACCAATGATGATGCCTTAGCACATACCCTAAGAGGTATTGTTAATCACGGAATGTATAAACGTTATTACCACGATGTAGTGGGGGTAAATTCGCGTTTGGATTCTCTACAGGCTTGTGTGCTTCGTGCAAAATTACCTCATTTGAACACGTATAACCAAAAACGTCGGGAAGCAGCCCAAAAATACAATATCGCTTTTAAAAATAATCCTAATATTGTAACTCCTGAAATCCCAACGGGAAATACAGCACACGTTTTTCATCAATATACTCTGCGTATAACCAATGGTAAACGCGATAAGTTAGCTGAAAAACTCACTGAAAATGGTATTCCTTTCGGAATTTATTACCCCATACCGCTACACGCACAAAAAGCATACAGTAGTCCACGTTATAACGAAGCAGATTTTTCTGTTACCAATCAATTAGTGAAGGAAGTCATCTCTCTGCCGATGCATACCGAACTGGATGAGGAGCAAATCGCTTTTATTACCAAAACGATAAACGATTTTGTGTAA
- a CDS encoding alginate export family protein translates to MRTHLFSVLACGVFATLCTSLTNAQETNNEFSLSAQVRPRFEYRNGAYRPLQEGEAPAILVNNRTRLNFDYKNEDKLHLYVSLQNVNIWGQAPQIQVNDKTGGASIFEAYASFPITPKSNAKIGRQMIVLDDDRIFGSLDWHPAGRSHDAVNLNWKASDKFLLRTFFAFNQNYADKTMNINSPAVQHFSPTNAQPYQHMETFYGLYNISQSNRISFLLSNLGFKDDNTSDKVHNMQTFGFHYIGAINDWKYGLTSYFQTGKNAAGATKSAYMFALNAGYKFSDVFSLSGGIDYLSGRNADDTSGKDKAFNPFSGTNHKFYGFMDYYYVPAVNPSGLINPYLTANFRTGEKSNLSATWHNFSSAGTVYDSKGNKKRGLGNEIDLVYTLKVQPYIGLQMGYSTYFTTDALKTLKKTPNARGYQDWFWCSLNINPKIFSAKF, encoded by the coding sequence ATGAGAACACATTTATTTTCAGTACTCGCGTGTGGAGTTTTTGCAACTCTTTGCACGTCTTTGACAAATGCCCAAGAGACAAACAATGAATTTTCACTTTCGGCTCAAGTACGTCCGCGTTTTGAATACCGAAACGGAGCTTATCGTCCTTTACAAGAGGGTGAAGCCCCTGCAATTTTAGTAAACAATCGTACACGATTGAACTTTGATTACAAAAATGAAGATAAGCTACATTTGTACGTTTCTTTACAGAATGTAAACATTTGGGGACAAGCACCTCAAATTCAAGTAAATGACAAAACAGGAGGAGCTTCTATTTTTGAGGCATATGCTTCTTTCCCAATCACTCCGAAATCGAATGCTAAAATCGGGCGACAAATGATTGTTCTGGACGATGACCGAATTTTTGGTTCGCTGGACTGGCATCCTGCAGGACGTAGCCACGATGCTGTGAACTTAAATTGGAAAGCTTCTGACAAATTCTTGCTTCGCACTTTCTTTGCTTTCAATCAAAATTATGCCGATAAAACAATGAACATCAATAGTCCTGCTGTTCAGCATTTTAGCCCGACTAATGCACAACCTTATCAGCATATGGAAACTTTCTACGGATTGTACAACATCTCACAAAGCAATCGTATTTCTTTCTTATTGAGCAACTTAGGTTTCAAAGACGACAACACTTCCGATAAAGTTCACAATATGCAAACTTTTGGATTTCATTACATAGGAGCTATAAACGATTGGAAATACGGACTAACTTCATACTTCCAAACGGGTAAAAATGCGGCAGGAGCCACCAAAAGTGCTTATATGTTTGCTCTGAATGCGGGATATAAATTTTCAGATGTATTTAGCCTATCGGGAGGAATTGACTATTTAAGTGGAAGAAATGCTGATGATACTTCGGGCAAGGATAAGGCTTTCAATCCTTTCTCAGGAACAAATCATAAATTTTACGGATTTATGGACTATTATTACGTTCCAGCGGTAAATCCTTCTGGACTTATCAATCCGTACTTAACCGCTAATTTCCGTACAGGCGAAAAAAGTAACCTTTCTGCAACTTGGCACAATTTTTCATCTGCAGGAACCGTTTATGATAGTAAAGGTAATAAAAAACGCGGTTTGGGTAACGAAATTGATTTGGTCTATACACTTAAAGTACAACCTTATATCGGGCTACAAATGGGATATTCTACCTATTTTACAACCGATGCTTTGAAAACACTTAAAAAAACGCCTAATGCTAGAGGTTATCAAGATTGGTTTTGGTGTAGCCTAAATATCAATCCTAAGATTTTTTCGGCTAAATTCTAA
- a CDS encoding 1-deoxy-D-xylulose-5-phosphate synthase translates to MFTLLPHIKTPDDLRKLSVEQLPILAQELREFIVDVVSVKEGHLGASLGVVELTIALHYVFNTPKDKLIWDVGHQAYGHKILTSRQKAFQTNRQLNGISGFPKIDESPYDAFGTGHSSTSISAILGMAIASKLAGIDRQHIAVIGDASIVSGMAFEAMNHAGTTQANLLIILNDNTMGIDPSVGALKDYFNQLWQNKNDDFFKTFNIKYQGSIDGHNIPQIITALKHTKNIKGIKLLHLKTTKGKGLKKAEDDQVTYHAPGKFDKITGERHLNFNEQHIKYQDVFGKTLLQLSEKNEKIVAITPAMPSGSSLHFMMEKFPERTFDVGIAEQHAVTFSAGLALEGCIPFCVIYSTFLQRAYDQIIHDVALQNIPVIFCIDRAGLVGEDGATHHGVFDMAFLRPIPNLIIASPRNASQLRNMLYTAQKGLTQPMAIRYPRGVCDITDWNDSLEFIPIGKAMQLKSGSRFAVLSIGSIAENTQKAINSLDNASEFAHFDMRFLKPLDEEILNDIFLNYESIITVEEGSEIGGLGSAIIEFAQKKSYKNKITVIGIPDVFIAHGSVEDLRQEVGLDSQGIAKKLKMLLK, encoded by the coding sequence ATGTTTACTCTATTGCCACACATAAAAACTCCTGATGACCTGCGGAAATTATCCGTAGAGCAATTACCTATTTTAGCTCAGGAGTTGCGCGAGTTTATCGTTGATGTGGTTTCAGTTAAGGAAGGACATTTAGGAGCAAGTTTAGGAGTGGTTGAACTAACCATTGCCTTGCATTATGTATTTAATACCCCAAAAGACAAGCTAATTTGGGACGTAGGGCATCAGGCATACGGACATAAAATACTTACCTCAAGGCAAAAAGCTTTTCAAACTAACCGCCAACTCAATGGCATCAGTGGTTTTCCAAAGATTGATGAAAGTCCCTATGATGCCTTCGGGACGGGGCACTCCTCCACCTCCATTTCTGCGATTTTAGGAATGGCAATAGCTTCCAAACTTGCTGGCATAGATAGGCAACATATTGCTGTTATTGGCGATGCTTCCATCGTTAGTGGAATGGCTTTTGAGGCAATGAACCACGCAGGAACCACCCAAGCAAATCTACTTATCATCCTCAACGACAACACAATGGGAATAGACCCTTCCGTAGGAGCCCTAAAAGATTACTTCAACCAATTATGGCAAAATAAAAATGATGACTTTTTTAAAACCTTCAATATCAAATATCAAGGTAGTATAGACGGACATAATATCCCGCAGATAATAACCGCTCTTAAACACACCAAAAACATTAAGGGAATTAAGCTATTACATCTAAAAACTACCAAAGGAAAAGGACTTAAAAAAGCAGAAGATGACCAAGTTACGTACCACGCTCCAGGAAAATTCGATAAAATCACAGGAGAACGACACCTTAATTTCAACGAACAACATATTAAATATCAAGATGTTTTCGGAAAGACACTTTTACAACTTTCTGAAAAAAATGAGAAAATTGTGGCAATCACTCCGGCGATGCCCAGTGGAAGTTCTCTTCATTTTATGATGGAAAAATTTCCTGAGCGAACCTTTGATGTGGGTATTGCCGAACAACACGCCGTTACGTTCTCAGCAGGACTGGCTCTTGAAGGCTGTATTCCGTTTTGTGTGATTTACTCTACTTTTTTGCAACGTGCTTACGATCAGATTATTCACGATGTAGCGTTACAAAACATTCCCGTGATTTTTTGCATTGACCGTGCTGGACTTGTAGGAGAAGACGGCGCCACACATCACGGTGTGTTTGATATGGCTTTCCTACGCCCGATACCCAATTTGATTATCGCCTCGCCCAGAAATGCCTCACAACTACGTAATATGCTATATACCGCTCAAAAAGGACTTACTCAACCGATGGCAATTCGCTACCCAAGAGGAGTTTGTGACATTACAGATTGGAATGACTCTTTGGAATTTATTCCGATAGGAAAAGCGATGCAGCTTAAATCGGGGTCTCGATTTGCTGTTTTGAGTATCGGAAGTATTGCTGAAAACACTCAAAAAGCAATCAATTCGCTTGATAACGCATCGGAATTTGCTCATTTCGATATGCGTTTTCTAAAGCCTTTAGATGAAGAAATTCTAAATGATATTTTCCTTAACTATGAATCAATTATAACTGTGGAAGAAGGAAGCGAGATTGGTGGATTAGGTAGTGCAATTATCGAATTCGCTCAAAAAAAATCATACAAAAACAAGATAACAGTAATTGGAATCCCCGATGTCTTTATTGCTCACGGAAGTGTGGAAGATTTAAGGCAAGAAGTCGGTTTGGACTCTCAAGGAATTGCTAAAAAATTAAAAATGCTTTTAAAATAA
- a CDS encoding DUF3078 domain-containing protein, whose translation MKKNVLLLILIGFTLTAFAQIRRVNPEIIPLKVTPLQVIEDHKTPQFIIKRFKMEQEKWFRFNQLNLNLSEVALSNWSAGGNSSLSGLMNAKFRRRYSEEIFFWDNELEINYGVNIQEKEKLRKTDDKMTLTSSFGYRGKSKSYWYFSSQLQLTTQLTNGYSYPNREVPISKFLAPGYIYLGSGAEYAPKGKKFNLFLSPLTLKTTLVLDQTLADKGAFGVDKAVYDASGKIIKPGKNSNSELGFMLKGSWEKRIAQNINMNNVFNFYGDYLEKFGNIDIDWEMNIHLKVNNYVQARLGTHIRYDDDVKFKSYKDAQGKSQSYGARTQFKQILGVGILYTF comes from the coding sequence ATGAAAAAAAATGTATTGCTACTCATTTTAATAGGATTTACCCTTACGGCTTTTGCTCAAATTCGTCGGGTTAATCCTGAAATCATACCGCTTAAAGTAACTCCCTTACAAGTGATTGAAGACCACAAAACACCTCAATTTATTATTAAAAGATTCAAAATGGAGCAAGAAAAATGGTTTCGTTTCAATCAATTGAACTTGAATTTGAGTGAGGTAGCTTTATCAAATTGGAGCGCTGGAGGAAATAGTTCCCTATCTGGATTGATGAATGCCAAATTCAGAAGACGTTATTCTGAAGAAATTTTCTTTTGGGATAATGAACTAGAAATCAACTACGGCGTAAACATTCAAGAAAAAGAAAAATTAAGAAAAACCGACGATAAAATGACACTCACCTCCTCCTTTGGATATCGCGGAAAGTCAAAATCGTATTGGTATTTTTCAAGTCAATTGCAACTTACTACACAACTCACCAACGGATATTCCTATCCGAATCGAGAGGTTCCCATCTCAAAATTTTTAGCGCCTGGCTATATCTATTTGGGTTCAGGGGCAGAATATGCCCCAAAAGGCAAAAAATTCAACCTATTTTTATCACCTCTTACCTTAAAAACAACTTTGGTGCTAGACCAAACTTTGGCAGACAAAGGTGCTTTCGGGGTGGATAAAGCCGTGTACGACGCCTCTGGAAAAATCATAAAACCAGGAAAAAACTCCAATTCCGAATTGGGTTTTATGCTCAAAGGAAGTTGGGAAAAGAGAATTGCACAAAACATCAATATGAATAATGTTTTCAATTTTTATGGCGATTATTTGGAGAAATTTGGCAATATTGATATTGACTGGGAAATGAATATTCATCTGAAAGTAAATAACTACGTACAAGCCCGATTAGGCACTCACATACGTTACGATGACGATGTGAAATTCAAATCCTACAAAGATGCTCAAGGAAAATCACAATCCTACGGAGCCAGAACCCAATTTAAGCAGATTTTAGGTGTAGGTATTTTATATACTTTTTAA
- the rpmF gene encoding 50S ribosomal protein L32, protein MAHPKRRQSKTRRDKRRTHYKAVVPQIAKDPTTGENHLYHRAHWHEGKLYYRGQVLVDNTEQTTEA, encoded by the coding sequence ATGGCACATCCTAAGAGAAGACAATCGAAAACAAGAAGAGATAAGAGAAGAACACACTACAAAGCTGTAGTTCCTCAAATTGCAAAAGACCCTACTACGGGTGAAAATCACTTGTATCACAGAGCACATTGGCACGAAGGAAAACTTTACTATCGTGGTCAAGTTTTGGTGGACAATACAGAACAAACTACTGAAGCATAA
- a CDS encoding ABC transporter permease has protein sequence MKATFHIAKRYLIAKSSQNVINIINRITALVVVIVGTALFVVLAGYEGLKSFTLSFSTYFDPDLKILPRSGKFITFSDAQLNELAKNEGIAYFSKVLEEQVFLSHKQKNYIARIKGVDTNYPLVNPADSLVVLGMWDLQSPKMVAGITIFNALGLNFMDTSSPLQLVVPRSGKGSITQTSRPYRETYGIISGVYQITEDLDKKYVFTSLEQAQELLGLDSLHISAIEIKKHPQADENKLIEQIQNLFQGEVIIKNRVQINDALYRMLNTENIAIYLIFILVLIIALFNLVGAIIMMILDKKEDLKTLYALGLNIKQLCRIFFLQGTMVSVMGAFLGVCLGAIIVLLQQYFNFVMISSTLAYPVEIKGFNVFAVFAIITILGFLASWLASSRITKKMIDKQL, from the coding sequence TTGAAAGCTACTTTTCATATTGCCAAACGATATTTGATTGCCAAAAGCTCTCAAAACGTAATCAATATTATTAACCGAATTACAGCTTTGGTAGTGGTTATTGTCGGTACGGCTTTGTTTGTAGTACTTGCTGGCTATGAAGGGCTTAAAAGTTTTACACTTTCGTTTTCCACTTACTTTGACCCTGATTTAAAGATTTTACCCAGAAGTGGGAAATTTATTACTTTTTCCGATGCACAGCTCAATGAACTTGCTAAAAATGAGGGTATTGCTTATTTTAGTAAAGTTTTGGAAGAGCAAGTGTTTCTTTCCCACAAGCAAAAAAATTATATTGCACGAATAAAAGGAGTTGATACGAATTATCCGCTTGTAAATCCAGCCGATAGCCTTGTTGTTTTAGGAATGTGGGATTTGCAATCTCCGAAAATGGTCGCAGGAATTACCATTTTTAATGCTTTGGGATTGAATTTTATGGATACTTCTTCACCATTACAACTGGTGGTGCCTCGCTCGGGGAAAGGGAGTATCACGCAGACCTCACGTCCTTATAGGGAAACCTATGGGATCATTTCAGGGGTGTACCAGATTACCGAAGATTTGGATAAAAAATATGTTTTTACCTCTCTTGAACAAGCCCAAGAACTTTTAGGGCTCGACTCGCTACATATCTCTGCTATTGAAATCAAAAAACATCCGCAAGCTGATGAAAATAAGCTTATTGAACAAATTCAAAATTTGTTTCAAGGAGAAGTAATAATAAAAAATCGTGTACAAATTAACGATGCGCTATATCGTATGCTTAATACTGAAAATATTGCTATATACTTGATTTTTATTTTAGTACTAATCATTGCTCTTTTTAATTTGGTAGGGGCTATCATTATGATGATTTTGGATAAAAAGGAAGATTTAAAAACGCTATACGCATTAGGGCTAAATATCAAACAATTGTGTAGAATATTCTTTTTGCAAGGGACTATGGTTTCAGTAATGGGGGCATTTCTGGGGGTCTGTCTGGGAGCTATTATCGTTTTACTGCAGCAATATTTTAATTTTGTTATGATTAGTAGCACATTGGCTTACCCTGTTGAAATAAAGGGGTTTAACGTTTTTGCCGTATTTGCCATTATTACCATTTTGGGCTTTTTGGCTTCGTGGTTGGCATCTTCTCGCATAACAAAAAAAATGATTGATAAACAGCTATGA
- a CDS encoding potassium/proton antiporter, with translation MNLTSENILLVGSLLLFLSIIAGKTSYRFGVPTLILFLGVGMLAGSDGILQIQFNNPKLAQFIGIISLNFILFSGGMETRWASVKPIIRQGVVLSTLGVLFTAVTLGFFVWYVTNHWFDLNFTLLESLLLGAIVSSTDAAAVFSILRSKSLGLKDNLRPTLEFESGSNDPMANVLTITFLTLVLLPDQNIWELVFMFFKQIILGGLLGFVFGKISHRIFNKINLSFEGLYPVLAIALMFGTFSATEALGGNGFLAIYVCAVYLGNQNFIHKGSVLKMFDGLAWLMQIVLFLTLGLLVEPSAIIPLAGIGLLISLFLMMFARPISVFISTMPFKMTFARRSYISWVGLRGAVPIVFATYPLLAGIEQASVIFNIVFFISVSSVLIQGTTLSVVAKWLGVATEETCENIDNPADALISEHPKAVMNEFLIAEGSHLINKKIFELDFPKDAIIAMIKRDDKYVTPNGSTIIQANDNLVILSENQKVFDAINKRLSLRLVEN, from the coding sequence ATGAATTTAACTTCTGAAAACATACTTTTAGTAGGGTCTTTATTATTGTTTTTGAGCATTATTGCTGGTAAAACCTCATATCGTTTCGGGGTACCTACCCTTATTTTGTTTTTAGGAGTTGGAATGCTTGCTGGTTCAGACGGAATTTTACAAATTCAGTTTAACAATCCGAAATTAGCTCAATTCATAGGTATCATATCGCTGAATTTCATTTTGTTTTCAGGAGGAATGGAAACCCGATGGGCTTCGGTAAAACCTATCATACGGCAAGGAGTGGTGCTTTCTACCTTAGGGGTACTTTTTACGGCAGTAACTCTAGGTTTTTTTGTATGGTATGTAACCAATCATTGGTTCGATTTGAATTTCACATTGCTGGAAAGCCTTTTACTTGGAGCAATTGTTTCCTCTACGGATGCCGCTGCGGTTTTTTCGATTTTGCGTTCAAAGAGTTTGGGGCTCAAGGACAATCTTCGCCCTACCTTAGAGTTTGAAAGCGGAAGTAACGACCCAATGGCTAACGTACTTACAATTACCTTTTTAACTTTGGTTTTACTTCCTGACCAAAATATATGGGAATTGGTATTTATGTTCTTCAAACAGATTATTTTAGGAGGATTACTTGGTTTCGTATTTGGTAAAATAAGTCATCGTATTTTCAATAAAATAAACCTGAGCTTTGAGGGGCTTTACCCAGTTTTGGCAATAGCGCTGATGTTCGGGACATTTTCGGCTACGGAAGCACTTGGAGGTAACGGATTTTTAGCCATTTACGTCTGTGCCGTTTATTTAGGAAATCAGAATTTCATTCACAAAGGGAGCGTTTTAAAGATGTTTGATGGCTTGGCTTGGCTGATGCAAATTGTACTGTTCTTAACACTTGGGCTTTTGGTAGAACCTTCTGCAATTATTCCTCTGGCAGGAATCGGATTGTTGATTTCACTATTTTTGATGATGTTTGCTCGACCTATTAGCGTTTTTATAAGCACGATGCCCTTTAAGATGACTTTTGCCCGACGTAGCTACATTTCGTGGGTAGGACTTCGTGGTGCTGTACCTATCGTTTTTGCTACCTATCCTCTTTTGGCAGGTATTGAACAGGCAAGTGTGATATTCAATATTGTGTTTTTTATTTCCGTAAGTTCGGTGCTCATACAAGGCACTACGCTTTCTGTAGTGGCAAAATGGTTGGGGGTAGCCACTGAAGAAACCTGTGAAAACATTGATAACCCTGCCGACGCCCTCATTTCAGAGCATCCGAAAGCGGTAATGAACGAATTTTTAATCGCAGAAGGCAGTCACCTCATTAACAAAAAGATTTTTGAATTGGACTTCCCCAAAGATGCTATTATCGCAATGATTAAGCGAGATGACAAATACGTTACTCCCAATGGTTCAACCATTATTCAAGCTAATGACAATTTGGTGATTTTGTCAGAAAACCAAAAAGTATTCGACGCGATAAACAAGCGACTTTCTCTGAGATTAGTTGAAAATTAA
- a CDS encoding SemiSWEET family transporter gives MNWIDFVGYTASFFVVLSFLIKQNVSRIRLVNLVGCVLFVIYGIYINSIPIIVPNAFLVFVQLYYLLLHPKKDNSATNRENDI, from the coding sequence ATGAATTGGATTGATTTTGTGGGCTATACAGCCTCTTTTTTTGTGGTGCTAAGTTTCTTAATTAAGCAAAATGTAAGTCGTATTCGGCTTGTTAATTTGGTGGGTTGCGTGTTATTTGTTATCTACGGAATTTACATCAATAGCATTCCGATTATTGTTCCTAATGCTTTTTTGGTATTTGTGCAATTGTACTACCTTTTACTTCATCCTAAAAAGGATAATTCGGCTACCAATAGGGAAAATGATATATAG
- the rbfA gene encoding 30S ribosome-binding factor RbfA yields MESNRQKKIAGILQEELAKVLQKSIRDAGEHNLIVSVTKVAITVDLSVAKVYLSIFPDHRASEILKGITSNAPLIKHELSQITKKQFRRMPELLFYVDDSLQYIEGIEKSLKGEENPITDRSLLYRRKKS; encoded by the coding sequence ATGGAAAGTAACAGACAGAAAAAAATAGCGGGTATTTTGCAAGAAGAACTTGCCAAAGTACTACAGAAATCAATACGCGATGCCGGAGAGCACAACCTAATTGTATCGGTTACCAAAGTAGCCATAACGGTAGATTTATCGGTAGCCAAGGTGTATTTAAGTATCTTCCCCGACCATCGGGCTTCCGAAATTCTAAAAGGGATTACCTCAAATGCACCACTCATTAAGCACGAACTCTCACAAATCACCAAAAAACAATTTCGGCGAATGCCCGAATTGCTCTTCTATGTTGACGATTCGCTACAATACATTGAGGGCATTGAAAAATCGTTAAAAGGCGAAGAAAACCCAATAACTGACCGTAGTTTGCTCTACCGACGAAAAAAATCATAA
- a CDS encoding YceD family protein — protein MRKLKEYDISFAGLKQGKHTFSYHIDKKFLDLFDYEDFNDVQQTVEIILDKHSNLLELHFKNQGTINVNCDLTNEPFDMPVSGEWFLVVKFGEEYNDENEELLVLPYGEHSLNVAQYIFEYIVLSAPAKRVHPQVENGTLHTDILEKLEELSPKEISENEQQTYENIDPRWNELKKLLTDKDK, from the coding sequence ATGAGGAAGTTAAAAGAATATGACATCTCCTTTGCAGGTTTAAAACAAGGGAAACATACGTTTTCATATCACATTGACAAGAAGTTCTTAGATTTGTTTGATTATGAGGATTTTAATGATGTTCAACAAACGGTAGAAATTATATTAGATAAACATAGTAACTTGTTAGAACTTCATTTTAAAAACCAAGGGACTATTAACGTAAATTGCGACCTTACCAACGAACCCTTTGATATGCCTGTTAGCGGAGAGTGGTTTCTGGTAGTGAAGTTCGGAGAAGAATATAACGATGAAAATGAAGAACTCTTGGTATTGCCTTATGGAGAACACTCCCTTAATGTAGCACAGTATATTTTCGAATATATTGTACTTTCGGCTCCAGCAAAGCGAGTGCATCCGCAGGTAGAGAACGGTACTTTACATACTGATATTTTAGAAAAATTAGAGGAGTTAAGCCCTAAGGAAATTTCAGAAAATGAACAGCAAACGTATGAAAATATTGACCCTAGGTGGAACGAATTAAAAAAATTATTAACGGACAAAGATAAATAA